In Cupriavidus basilensis, the following proteins share a genomic window:
- a CDS encoding malate/lactate/ureidoglycolate dehydrogenase, which produces MSEHRIPTPALHQWVVDLWRAAGSDAREARLTADHLVGANLSGHDSHGVGMIPKYVMSWQGEQLQLNQRVSVVHEAGGILSLDGNRGMGQAVTEEAMGLAIERAREHGVCVLGLRASHHLGRVGHWAEQATAAGMISIHFVNVLSKPIVAPHGGYEARYGTNPFTIGVPVAGGEPLVMDFATSAIALGKVRVANNKGVAVPPGCLLDTEGHPTDDPAVMFPPAGEAQGALRPFGEHKGYVLAVMCELLGAAVTGGHTIRPETLTHEHAVWNNMLAIVFDPERLGSSTTFGHEVQAFVDWLRSSHLQPGTDAILLPGEPERAWRRARAEFMPVDSGTLAQLDDAAARVQAARGKSPGPLSRLAVD; this is translated from the coding sequence ATGAGTGAACACCGCATCCCGACGCCAGCCCTCCATCAATGGGTGGTCGATCTCTGGCGCGCCGCCGGCTCCGATGCCCGCGAGGCCCGCCTGACCGCCGACCACCTCGTCGGCGCCAACCTGTCAGGCCACGACTCGCACGGGGTCGGCATGATCCCGAAGTATGTGATGTCCTGGCAGGGCGAGCAGCTTCAACTGAACCAGCGCGTGAGCGTGGTGCACGAGGCTGGCGGCATCCTCAGCCTGGATGGCAATCGCGGCATGGGCCAGGCGGTGACCGAGGAAGCCATGGGCCTGGCCATCGAGCGCGCGCGCGAACACGGCGTATGCGTGCTGGGGCTGCGCGCCTCGCACCACCTGGGCCGGGTTGGGCACTGGGCCGAGCAGGCTACCGCTGCCGGCATGATCTCCATCCACTTCGTCAATGTGCTATCCAAGCCGATCGTGGCCCCGCATGGCGGCTATGAGGCGCGCTACGGCACCAACCCGTTCACCATCGGCGTGCCGGTGGCCGGCGGCGAGCCGCTGGTGATGGATTTCGCCACCAGCGCGATCGCGCTGGGCAAGGTGCGCGTGGCCAACAACAAGGGCGTGGCGGTGCCTCCGGGCTGCCTGCTCGACACCGAAGGCCACCCCACCGACGACCCGGCCGTGATGTTCCCGCCCGCGGGCGAGGCGCAGGGCGCGCTGCGCCCCTTTGGCGAGCACAAGGGCTACGTGCTGGCGGTGATGTGCGAACTGCTGGGCGCGGCGGTCACCGGTGGCCACACCATTCGCCCAGAAACCCTGACCCACGAGCACGCGGTCTGGAACAATATGCTGGCCATCGTGTTCGACCCCGAACGCCTGGGCAGCAGCACCACCTTTGGCCATGAAGTGCAGGCCTTCGTCGACTGGCTGCGCTCGTCGCACCTGCAGCCCGGCACCGATGCCATCCTGCTGCCCGGCGAGCCGGAACGCGCCTGGCGCCGCGCCCGCGCCGAATTCATGCCGGTGGACAGCGGCACGCTGGCCCAGCTTGACGACGCCGCGGCGCGCGTGCAGGCAGCGCGC